The Parcubacteria group bacterium genome has a window encoding:
- a CDS encoding efflux RND transporter periplasmic adaptor subunit: protein MKKHIKKIIYGLIAIFVIFFLWQRFGGKSSDQQHESIIVGKDTVVETVSDSGEVQPISYANLSFEVPSVIEWIGADVGDEVKKGQTMIRIDSDQLAAQIHSARVTVEKAISTEELARRKWEDYKPEERYNILKDVEQARAQLSATQSQWMKKELVSPIDGVVTQQDGRVGEVASGTVMRVIDPTAMHIEAFMSESDIPKMHVGQEAQITFDAFDDETFRAQITQIDPEAVKIQDVTYYRTLLTMDHMEERMRPGMSVDVDIIVAQKESVLAIPVRFVRADDAGDFVYVADGKDTYKKQYISRGLEGDNGNVEIVSGLSEGQEIFAIYDETK, encoded by the coding sequence ATGAAAAAACATATCAAAAAAATCATATACGGACTTATTGCCATTTTTGTCATCTTTTTTTTGTGGCAACGGTTTGGCGGTAAATCAAGTGATCAACAACATGAATCCATAATTGTCGGTAAGGACACCGTTGTGGAAACGGTGAGCGACAGTGGAGAAGTTCAGCCGATATCGTATGCCAATCTTTCTTTTGAGGTGCCGAGTGTGATCGAATGGATCGGTGCGGATGTAGGTGATGAGGTCAAAAAAGGTCAAACGATGATCCGTATCGACAGTGATCAATTGGCAGCACAAATTCACAGTGCGAGGGTAACTGTGGAAAAAGCGATTTCTACGGAGGAACTTGCGCGGCGAAAATGGGAGGACTATAAACCGGAAGAACGATATAATATCCTAAAAGATGTGGAGCAAGCACGTGCGCAATTATCAGCAACTCAATCGCAGTGGATGAAAAAAGAACTCGTGTCGCCGATCGATGGTGTTGTCACACAACAAGATGGACGTGTGGGAGAGGTGGCAAGTGGTACGGTGATGCGTGTGATCGATCCGACGGCAATGCACATTGAGGCGTTTATGTCTGAGTCCGATATCCCAAAGATGCATGTAGGACAAGAAGCGCAGATCACATTTGATGCTTTTGATGATGAGACTTTTCGCGCGCAGATCACACAGATTGACCCTGAGGCTGTAAAGATCCAAGACGTGACATATTATCGCACTCTCCTCACAATGGATCATATGGAAGAGCGGATGCGTCCGGGCATGAGTGTTGATGTGGATATTATCGTAGCACAAAAGGAATCTGTCTTGGCAATTCCGGTTCGATTTGTTCGCGCGGATGATGCGGGTGATTTTGTTTATGTTGCTGACGGCAAGGACACATATAAAAAGCAATACATTTCGCGCGGATTGGAAGGAGATAATGGCAATGTGGAGATCGTAAGCGGGTTGAGTGAAGGACAGGAAATTTTTGCAATATATGATGAAACCAAATAA
- a CDS encoding ABC transporter permease, protein MIRQFLLSLRITWQNFSAAKLRTSLTVLGIVIGIGAILVVMSIGASAQDLILAQIRAVGSNLIGILPGAAEKDGPPASAFGIVITTLTNDDLDAMKEQSNVPHAVAISGYVTGNAVVKSKNYSKSQTFQGVSADMINVENNTIAVGRFFSVVEDEKNAPVAVLGPTIAKDIFDNADPLGKKIKIDDQSFRVIGVLEPKGSSLISNFDEMIYVPLHVAQKNLLGINHLNFIRLRVDSEEYMAQTEQDVDTLLRSRHDIPDDEDGDFSIRNMASALSTINNVTNIMKYFLAAVAAVSLVVGGIGVMNIMFIALSQRIREIGLRKAVGARKRDIVMQFLFESMTIASVGGIMGFLCGVGVVYLVGYIARAQGYTWTVFLSWDMVVMALVTSTILGFFFGIYPAWKASKISPMEALRYE, encoded by the coding sequence ATGATCCGTCAATTTCTCCTATCCCTTCGTATCACATGGCAGAATTTTTCTGCAGCGAAATTGCGCACATCATTGACGGTTCTTGGTATTGTGATCGGAATCGGTGCAATTCTTGTTGTGATGAGCATTGGTGCCAGTGCGCAAGACTTGATCTTGGCGCAGATCCGTGCCGTGGGATCAAATTTGATCGGCATCTTGCCGGGTGCCGCAGAAAAAGATGGGCCACCTGCGAGTGCTTTTGGCATTGTGATCACGACACTGACCAATGATGATCTTGATGCGATGAAAGAGCAGAGTAATGTGCCACACGCTGTTGCGATTTCCGGTTATGTGACAGGTAATGCTGTTGTCAAAAGTAAAAATTATTCAAAATCACAGACATTTCAAGGGGTATCTGCAGATATGATCAATGTGGAAAACAATACGATTGCTGTCGGGAGGTTTTTTTCTGTCGTGGAGGACGAAAAAAATGCACCGGTGGCTGTTTTAGGGCCGACAATTGCGAAAGACATCTTTGATAATGCGGATCCATTGGGTAAAAAGATCAAGATCGATGATCAGTCATTTCGTGTGATCGGTGTGCTGGAGCCAAAAGGGTCATCACTCATTTCTAATTTTGATGAGATGATCTACGTGCCACTTCATGTAGCGCAAAAAAATCTTCTCGGTATCAATCACTTGAATTTTATTCGTTTGCGTGTGGATAGTGAAGAATACATGGCGCAGACTGAGCAAGATGTTGATACGTTGTTGCGTTCACGACATGATATTCCTGATGATGAGGATGGGGATTTTTCCATACGCAATATGGCGAGTGCATTGTCGACCATCAACAATGTCACAAATATCATGAAATATTTTCTCGCCGCTGTTGCTGCTGTGTCACTTGTTGTCGGAGGGATTGGCGTGATGAATATCATGTTTATCGCGTTGTCACAACGTATTCGCGAGATCGGTTTGCGCAAGGCTGTCGGTGCGCGCAAAAGAGATATTGTCATGCAGTTCCTTTTTGAATCCATGACAATTGCCAGTGTTGGCGGGATCATGGGATTTTTGTGCGGTGTGGGCGTTGTGTATCTCGTGGGATATATTGCACGTGCGCAAGGTTATACATGGACGGTTTTCCTCTCATGGGACATGGTGGTGATGGCGCTGGTCACGTCGACAATTTTGGGGTTTTTCTTTGGTATTTACCCGGCATGGAAGGCATCAAAAATTTCGCCGATGGAAGCATTACGTTACGAATAA
- a CDS encoding NADP-dependent malic enzyme, with product MDIYQESIALHKKAHGKISLSLKVDLNTKNDLSLAYSPGVAGVSRAISEDATMARELTIKGNTVAVISDGSAILGLGNLGAYAAIPVMEGKAALFKRFANVDAFPICLTTQDTEEIIETIKRIAPVFGGINLEDFSSPRCFEIEERLRKELDIPVMHDDQHGTAVVVLAGIINAVKIRGGKKEELKVVINGVGAAGIAITNILLQWGVTDIILSDSKGIVTADRENLNDVKRMMAGKTNPRKVSGMMEDALVGADMFIGVSVGHLLTAEHIALMAKDPIIFALANPEPEIMPDIAKKAGALIVATGRSDFPNQVNNVLAFPGIFRGALDHHIAQFTEDMFINAAYAIAACVEKPFVDMVIPDPFDARVAQAVAAVIK from the coding sequence ATGGACATCTACCAGGAATCGATCGCACTGCACAAAAAGGCGCACGGCAAGATTTCTCTCAGTCTGAAAGTCGATCTCAACACAAAAAATGATCTTTCATTGGCATATTCGCCCGGGGTTGCCGGTGTATCGCGTGCGATCAGTGAAGATGCGACAATGGCGAGAGAATTAACGATCAAGGGAAATACCGTTGCTGTCATATCGGATGGGAGTGCGATTTTGGGTTTGGGCAATCTCGGTGCGTATGCGGCAATTCCTGTGATGGAGGGCAAGGCGGCGTTATTCAAACGTTTTGCCAATGTGGATGCTTTTCCAATTTGTCTCACCACGCAAGATACAGAAGAAATCATTGAGACAATCAAACGGATCGCGCCGGTTTTTGGTGGAATCAATTTGGAAGACTTCAGTTCGCCACGATGTTTTGAGATCGAGGAACGTCTGCGCAAAGAATTAGATATACCCGTGATGCATGACGACCAGCATGGTACGGCAGTTGTCGTTCTCGCAGGGATCATCAACGCAGTCAAAATTCGTGGCGGTAAAAAAGAAGAACTTAAAGTAGTGATCAACGGCGTAGGTGCCGCTGGTATTGCGATCACAAATATTTTATTACAGTGGGGTGTTACGGATATTATTTTGTCAGATAGCAAAGGAATTGTAACGGCAGATCGTGAAAATCTCAACGATGTCAAGAGAATGATGGCGGGAAAAACAAATCCGCGCAAGGTTTCCGGCATGATGGAGGACGCTCTTGTTGGAGCAGATATGTTCATTGGTGTATCAGTTGGTCATTTGCTTACGGCAGAGCATATCGCACTGATGGCAAAAGACCCGATCATTTTTGCGCTTGCTAATCCTGAGCCGGAGATCATGCCAGATATCGCCAAAAAAGCAGGCGCTCTTATTGTTGCGACTGGGCGGAGTGATTTCCCAAATCAGGTAAACAATGTGCTAGCGTTTCCAGGTATTTTTCGTGGAGCATTGGATCATCACATTGCGCAATTTACAGAAGACATGTTTATCAACGCGGCATATGCCATCGCTGCGTGTGTGGAGAAGCCTTTTGTTGATATGGTAATCCCGGATCCTTTTGATGCGCGCGTGGCACAAGCGGTTGCGGCGGTGATCAAATAA
- a CDS encoding thioredoxin family protein — MTHKGGIKILLLLLIVIVIGLSATMFSFNDQNITEDVQNKAQEALKENGGKVIDRVAEEGRTAVGEKLKETGEKMLTVENDVPGVYQKFDESSIAKHEKNILFFTAPWCPSCVTAENDVTAEQKTIPTAVAIYAVDYDTNVQLREKYHVDKQHTFVQVDQAGNEIARWTNSTTLQDIISHIQ; from the coding sequence ATGACGCACAAAGGCGGGATCAAAATACTCCTTCTTCTGCTCATTGTGATCGTGATCGGGTTGTCTGCGACGATGTTTTCCTTCAATGATCAAAACATCACAGAAGATGTACAAAATAAAGCCCAGGAAGCGCTCAAAGAAAACGGGGGAAAGGTGATCGATAGAGTGGCAGAAGAGGGTCGTACGGCAGTGGGAGAAAAACTCAAAGAAACAGGTGAAAAAATGCTTACGGTGGAAAACGATGTGCCAGGAGTCTATCAAAAATTTGATGAGAGCTCCATCGCAAAACATGAAAAGAACATTCTCTTTTTTACAGCACCATGGTGTCCTAGTTGTGTCACTGCGGAGAATGACGTGACTGCGGAGCAAAAAACAATCCCGACAGCTGTTGCAATCTATGCGGTGGATTATGATACAAATGTACAATTGCGAGAGAAGTATCATGTGGACAAACAACACACATTCGTGCAGGTTGATCAGGCGGGTAATGAAATCGCACGATGGACAAATAGTACGACATTACAAGACATTATTTCACACATTCAATAA
- a CDS encoding ABC transporter ATP-binding protein — protein sequence MMKPNNSMVQEVIISCRHLTKVYDMGETKTQALCDASCDIRRGEFVSIMGPSGSGKSTFMHVLSLLERPTGGSYSFRGKNALEFDDEELARIRNQEIGFVFQSFNLLSRVSVSENVELPLLYDFYSEDTEDKKTFLGRLWGSTHKKERVRKALEDVDMLHRIDHMPHQLSGGEKQRVAIARALVNDPDVIFADEPTGNLDSKSGTQVLRILQGLHKHGHTIILVTHEHETAEHAERILRISDGQIVADEKVENRRFAQNGTLVK from the coding sequence ATGATGAAACCAAATAATTCTATGGTGCAGGAAGTGATCATCTCATGCCGGCATCTTACAAAGGTGTATGATATGGGTGAAACAAAAACACAGGCATTATGTGATGCGTCGTGTGATATTCGACGAGGAGAGTTTGTGTCGATCATGGGACCGAGCGGATCCGGCAAATCAACATTTATGCATGTGCTAAGCTTATTGGAACGGCCGACTGGTGGGTCATATTCATTTCGCGGAAAAAATGCTTTGGAATTCGATGATGAGGAGCTCGCGCGGATCCGCAATCAGGAAATCGGTTTTGTTTTTCAGTCATTTAATCTGTTGTCTCGGGTGAGCGTGTCAGAGAACGTAGAGCTACCACTTCTATACGATTTTTATAGTGAGGATACAGAGGATAAAAAAACATTTCTCGGACGTTTGTGGGGGTCAACACACAAAAAAGAGCGTGTGAGAAAAGCGCTGGAGGATGTGGATATGTTGCATCGGATTGATCATATGCCGCACCAGTTGTCTGGCGGAGAAAAACAACGTGTTGCGATCGCGCGGGCGCTGGTCAATGATCCGGATGTGATTTTTGCCGATGAACCGACGGGTAATTTGGATTCCAAGTCGGGTACACAGGTTCTGCGCATTTTGCAGGGGTTGCACAAGCATGGACATACGATCATTTTGGTCACGCATGAACACGAAACAGCAGAACATGCAGAAAGGATTTTGCGTATCAGTGATGGACAGATTGTCGCTGATGAAAAAGTGGAAAACCGTCGTTTTGCCCAGAACGGAACTCTTGTAAAATAA